A region from the Aegilops tauschii subsp. strangulata cultivar AL8/78 chromosome 5, Aet v6.0, whole genome shotgun sequence genome encodes:
- the LOC109763227 gene encoding receptor-like protein kinase At3g21340 produces the protein MVAPLSLLAALLAVVHVHGADALSGYQINCGAGGERVVGNVTWVPDGPFVRVGSAAAVPSPPGGGGMPPMLSSLRYFPDASARKHCYVLPAARKATYLVRTTYYYGGFDGGDKPPVFDQIIEGTRWSEVDTAADYARGRATYFEAVVRATGRQVSVCVARNAGTAPTSSPFISALEVVPLDDSVYNSTDFSSYALSTIARHSFGHDASVLSHPDAGDEFNRYWEPYSDGAPVVESQGSVAPAAFWNKPPEDVFRRGVTASRGDTLELQWPPAPLPKASYYLALYFQDNRAPSPLSWRVFDVAVNGQAFFAGLNVSTAGSMLYGAAWPLSGQTKITLTPAPGSPVGPVINAAELMMVVPLGGRTHPRDVIGMEGLARGFAKPPSDWSGDPCLPVGNSWTGVSCSQGALARVTALNLTNFSVGGSISDSIANLTAISSVWLVGNNLTGQIPVMSSLHHLASLHLEDNQLAGPIPPSLGDLPRLQELFVQNNNLQGSIPIGLNRTSITFKYTPGNNLNQQ, from the exons ATGGTCGCCCCGCTCTCCCTCCTCGCCGccctcctcgccgtcgtccatgtCCACGGCGCCGACGCTCTCTCAG GGTACCAGATAAACtgcggcgcgggcggcgagcgcgtgGTCGGCAACGTGACATGGGTCCCGGACGGGCCGTTCGTGCGCGTCggcagcgccgccgccgtcccgtccccgccgggcggcggcgggatgccGCCGATGCTCTCCTCGCTCCGCTACTTCCCGGACGCGTCGGCCAGGAAGCACTGCTACGTGCTCCCCGCGGCGAGGAAGGCCACGTACCTGGTCCGCACCACGTACTACTACGGCGGGTTCGACGGCGGTGACAAGCCGCCAGTGTTCGACCAGATCATCGAGGGCACGCGGTGGAGCGAGGTGGACACGGCGGCCGACTACGCCCGCGGCCGCGCCACCTACTTCGAGGCCGTCGTGCGCGCCACCGGCCGGCAGGTCAGCGTGTGCGTGGCGAGGAACGCGGGCACCGCGCCCACGTCCAGCCCCTTCATCTCCGCGCTcgaggtggtgccgctggacGACTCGGTGTACAACTCCACCGACTTCTCCTCCTACGCCCTCAGCACCATCGCGCGCCACAGCTTCGGCCACGACGCCTCCGTCCTCAG CCATCCAGATGCAGGAGATGAGTTCAACCGGTACTGGGAGCCGTACAGCGACGGCGCCCCGGTGGTGGAGAGCCAGGGGAGCGTGGCGCCGGCGGCGTTCTGGAACAAGCCACCGGAGGACGTGTTCCGGCGCGGAGTGACTGCCAGCCGCGGGGATACCCTCGAGCTCCAGTGGCCGCCGGCGCCGCTGCCCAAGGCGAGCTACTACCTGGCGCTCTACTTCCAGGACAACCGGGCGCCGAGCCCGCTCAGCTGGAGGGTCTTCGACGTCGCGGTCAACGGCCAGGCCTTCTTCGCCGGCCTGAATGTCTCGACGGCGGGGTCAATGCTGTACGGCGCCGCATGGCCGCTCTCCGGGCAGACCAAGATCACGCTGACGCCCGCCCCGGGGTCGCCGGTCGGGCCGGTGATCAATGCGGCGGAGCTCATGATGGTTGTTCCGCTCGGAGGGAGGACTCATCCTAGAGATG TGATCGGCATGGAGGGGCTCGCGAGAGGCTTCGCCAAGCCGCCGTCGGACTGGAGCGGCGATCCTTGCTTGCCCGTCGGGAACTCCTGGACCGGTGTTTCCTGCAGCCAAGGCGCACTTGCTCGAGTAACTGCTCT CAACCTCACCAATTTCAGTGTTGGAGGGTCCATATCTGACAGCATTGCTAACCTGACTGCAATCTCGAGCGT CTGGCTTGTGGGGAACAATCTGACAGGACAAATTCCAGTTATGAGCTCTCTGCATCATTTGGCATCTCT GCACCTGGAGGACAACCAGTTGGCAGGGCCGATTCCTCCGTCACTCGGAGACCTTCCAAGACTTCAGGAACT CTTTGTGCAGAACAACAATTTACAGGGCAGCATTCCGATCGGCCTCAACAGAACGAGCATTACGTTCAA GTACACACCTGGGAATAACCTTAACCAACAATAA